The Pseudooceanicola aestuarii genomic sequence CAACCTGATCTCCGGCCAGTTGACCGCCTCCGAGGGCCGTGTCCTGAAGGATGGTCGGGATATCACCGGGCAATCCCCTTCGGGCCGAGCCAAGGCCGGGTTGGGCCGCGCCTTTCAACTGACCAACCTGTTTCCGCAACTCAGCGTGCTGGAAAATATCCGCCTGGCCTGTCAGGCCCGATCCGGCGATGGCTGGCGGCTGTTGACCCCGGTGCGGCGCATGACCGGCCTGTCCGACCGCGCCCGCCATTACCTGGAGGCCGCGCGGCTGACCGCCGTTGCCGACCAGCCGGTGGCCACCCTGCCCCATGGCGATCAGCGCAAGCTGGAGGTCGCCCTGCTGATGGCGATGGAGCCCGATATCTACATGTTCGACGAACCCACGGCGGGGATGAGCGTGGATCACGCCCCTGCCGTTCTGGACCTGATCGCCGGGATCAAGGCCGACCGGACCAAGACGGTTCTGCTGGTGGAGCACAAGATGGATGTGGTCCGCGCCCTCGCCGACCGGATCATCGTGCTGCACAACGGTGAATTGCTGGCCGATGGCGCCCCCGACGAGGTGATGAATTCCCAGCTGGTGCGCGACGTCTACCTGGGCCGTTCCAAGGGGGCCGCATGACGCTTCTTTCCCTTTCCAACATGCAGACCCGCATCGACCAATATGCCGTGCTGCACGACGTGACGCTGGACGTGCCCGAGGGCGGCGTCTTCGTCCTGCTGGGCCGCAACGGCGCAGGCAAGACGACGACCCTGCGGTCGATCATGGGGCTGTGGAAACCCTCTCCCGGATCGGTCAAATTCCGCGGGCAGGACATC encodes the following:
- a CDS encoding ABC transporter ATP-binding protein, whose translation is MTPSLETKGLTIRFGGHTAVNAVSCAFHPGELTVIVGPNGAGKTTYFNLISGQLTASEGRVLKDGRDITGQSPSGRAKAGLGRAFQLTNLFPQLSVLENIRLACQARSGDGWRLLTPVRRMTGLSDRARHYLEAARLTAVADQPVATLPHGDQRKLEVALLMAMEPDIYMFDEPTAGMSVDHAPAVLDLIAGIKADRTKTVLLVEHKMDVVRALADRIIVLHNGELLADGAPDEVMNSQLVRDVYLGRSKGAA